Proteins co-encoded in one Rattus rattus isolate New Zealand chromosome 5, Rrattus_CSIRO_v1, whole genome shotgun sequence genomic window:
- the LOC116900174 gene encoding olfactory receptor 1Q1-like has translation MDNSSLTSVSYFVLLGISTNPVEQIPLFLLFLLMYIINISGNFLIITLIISAPHLHTPMYIFLSNLALADICFTSTTVPKMLQNIFSSTKAIPYVGCLAQTYFFICFAAMENFLLAAMAYDRYIAICHPLRYSSILTGMLCAQMLALCHVLSHLHALLHTLLMGRLIFCADNRIPHFFCDLYPLMKISCTSTELNTLMIQTEGVIVINGALVFIIASYAFIISAVLQIPSANGKWRSFSTCGSHLTVVAIFYGTLTWVYFRPLSSYSVAKSRIVTVMYTVVTPMLNPFIYSLRNGDVKKAFRKWVRRL, from the coding sequence ATGGACAACAGCAGCTTGACCAGTGTATCTTACTTTGTTCTCTTGGGCATCTCTACTAACCCAGTTGAGCagattcctctcttccttctctttctactcATGTATATCATCAACATTTCTGGCAATTTTTTAATCATCACACTTATCATCTCTGCTCCTCATCTCCACACTCCAATGTACATCTTCCTCAGTAACCTGGCCTTGGCAGATATCTGCTTCACTTCTACCACAGTTCCAAAGATGTTACAAAACATTTTTTCCTCTACAAAGGCCATTCCCTACGTGGGCTGCTTAGCCCAAAcatatttcttcatttgctttGCAGCCATGGAAAATTTCCTCCTTGCTGCAATGGCCTATGACAGGTACATTGCCATCTGCCACCCTCTCCGATACAGTTCAATTCTGACTGGAATGCTGTGTGCACAGATGTTAGCTCTATGTCATGTCCTCTCCCACCTTCATGCCCTGCTACATACCTTGCTCATGGGGAGACTGATCTTTTGTGCAGATAACAGGATACCCCATTTCTTCTGTGACCTCTATCCTCTGATGAAGATCTCCTGTACCAGCACTGAACTCAACACCTTGATGATTCAAACAGAAGGAGTGATAGTCATCAATGGAGCGCTGGTCTTTATCATTGCCTCCTATGCCTTCATCATCTCAGCAGTCCTCCAGATCCCCTCTGCCAATGGGAAATGGAGGTCATTTTCTACCTGTGGTTCCCACCTCACTGTGGTGGCCATATTCTACGGCACCCTCACATGGGTCTATTTCAGGCCCCTTTCCAGctactcagtggctaagagccgTATAGTGACAGTCATGTACACAGTGGTGACTCCTATGTTGAACCCCTTTATTTACAGCCTAAGGAATGGAGATGTAAAAAAAGCCTTCAGAAAATGGGTGAGAAGACTATAA